From a single Helicoverpa armigera isolate CAAS_96S chromosome 7, ASM3070526v1, whole genome shotgun sequence genomic region:
- the LOC110380093 gene encoding glutamate receptor ionotropic, kainate 2: MLLRGVYVTVVTIILILGNVGAVLRKFETLKTTVNIGAIFPPNTVAEVAFASALARASMESEHYHFVMKAVYSPYGDSFAASKAACELLSGGVIAVFGPTDPVSASAVEAHCRAARVPHIQAVWRPPPVRGEQQPSPPGINLYPEAVALSKAVALFIDDSDWRSYTLLYDDDHGLIRLQEVLKHTNPEVKWLVRRLVPGEDNRPLLKSLKGTGETRVILDCPADRVLEYLRQANEVKFFEDYMSYVLMSLDAHTLDLEELRYGLSNVTCLRIFDHSDSRTRAYLADWKVRGSDDVKIPRQSYEITVEAALASDAARLITDAVENAPEEFKLEAQEISCDSEDQWESGEDFTNHLLTNPIVGITNKINLDNTTGERMNFSVEIMELSNSGFNSIAKWNPEVGFEYGRSADETSDRLAEKWQNKTFKVVSRIGAPFLVEVVPKEGETLTGNDRYEGYSKDLIHEILKELLHLNYEIEIVPGNGYGSYNKETKKWDGLVGHLLERKADLAICDLTITYERRSSVDFTTPFMTLGISILYLKPTPPEPELFSFLKPFSVDVWIYMAAAYLMVSLLLHILARLAPNDWENPHPCDKSPEELENIWHIKNSCWLTMGSIMTQGSDILPKGYSTRWVCGMWWFFGLIMCSSYTANLAAFLTNAAMDDSIKSAEDLAMQSKIKYGTLIGGSTYSFFKRSNVSIYQRMYGAMESARPSVYVKNNDEGLERVLKGKRDYAYFMESTAIEYQLERHCELMQVGGLLDSKGYGIAMPFDSSYRTAVDNALLKLAESGKLVEIKNRWWKAPPEKACVTEEASEEGAAGELGVENVGGVFVVLGTGCGMAAAMGIFEFLWNVREVAVEQKMTQSEAFWAELTFALSFWETEKPVKHSRPSSSASESQGASRASSVLRSAADLFHLDVFK; encoded by the exons ATGTTACTCCGGG GAGTGTACGTGACGGTGGtaacaattatattaattctTGGGAATGTTGGTGCCGTACTTCGGAAATTCGAAACTCTGAAGACGACTGTTAACATCG GTGCAATATTTCCTCCGAACACGGTGGCGGAGGTAGCGTTCGCCTCGGCCTTAGCGCGAGCCTCCATGGAGAGTGAACATTACCATTTTGTTATGAAGGCGGTTTACTCGCCGTACGGAGACAGCTTCGCGGCGTCTAAAGCAG CATGTGAGCTGCTGTCCGGAGGCGTAATCGCAGTATTCGGGCCCACTGACCCGGTGTCGGCGTCGGCAGTTGAGGCGCATTGCCGAGCCGCCAGGGTACCTCACATACAG gCAGTATGGCGACCGCCACCGGTCCGTGGTGAGCAGCAACCAAGTCCGCCTGGCATCAACTTGTACCCCGAAGCCGTGGCGTTGTCGAAAGCAGTCGCACTCTTTATAGACGACAGTGATTGGAGATCTTATACTTTGTTATATGATGATGACCATG GACTTATAAGGTTACAAGAAGTACTAAAACATACCAACCCAGAAGTAAAATGGCTCGTGCGAAGACTAGTGCCTGGTGAAGATAATCGGCCGTTGTTAAAATCATTGAAGGGTACCGGTGAAACCAGAGTCATCCTAGACTGTCCTGCAGACAGGGTGCTTGAATATCTACGGCAAGCCAATGAGGTCAAGTTTTTCGAAGACTATATG AGTTACGTTCTGATGTCTTTGGATGCCCATACCTTGGATCTGGAAGAGTTGCGCTATGGATTATCAAACGTGACATGTTTAAGGATATTTGATCACTCAGATTCAAGAACTAGGGCTTACTTAGCAGACTGGAAAGTAAGAGGCTCAGACGACGTAAAGATTCCACGGCAATCATATGAAATCACA GTAGAAGCGGCACTCGCCAGTGATGCAGCCAGATTAATAACAGATGCAGTTGAAAATGCTCCTGAAGAATTCAAATTAGAAGCTCAGGAAATTAGTTGTGATTCCGAGGATCAATGGGAAAGTGGGGAAGATTTTACAAATCATTTACTAACG AATCCTATTGTCGGTAtcactaataaaattaatttagacaACACTACGGGTGAGCGAATGAATTTTAGTGTCGAAATTATGGAATTATCGAACAGTGGGTTTAATAGCATAGCTAAGTGGAACCCAGAAGTTGGTTTTGAATATGGTCGATCTGCGGATGAAACATCCGACCGCTTAGCAGAAAAATGGCAGAACAAAACTTTCAAAGTTGTGTCCCGCATTGGAGCTCCATTCTTAGTTGAAGTAGTCCCCAAGGAAGGCGAAACGCTAACCGGCAACGATCGATATGAAGGATATTCGAAAGATTTAatacatgaaatattaaaagaGTTACTACACTTGAACTATGAAATCGAAATAGTGCCTGGTAATGGTTACGGTTCATATAACAAAGAGACAAAGAAATGGGATGGTCTTGTGGGACATCTTTTAGAAAGG aaaGCTGATTTAGCAATTTGTGATTTAACCATAACTTACGAGCGGAGATCATCTGTTGATTTTACGACCCCGTTCATGACTTTAGgcataagtattttatatttgaaacccACTCCTCCCGAACCGGAGCTATTTTCCTTTCTCAAGCCATTCTCGGTTGATGTATGGATCTATATGGCAGCGGCTTATTTAATGGTATCGTTATTGCTTCATATTTTAGCTAG ATTGGCGCCGAACGATTGGGAGAATCCACACCCTTGTGACAAATCTCCTGAGGAATTGGAAAATATTTGGCACATTAAGAATTCTTGCTGGCTAACAATGGGCTCAATTATGACACAGGGTTCTGATATATTGCCAAA AGGATATTCAACAAGATGGGTGTGTGGAATGTGGTGGTTTTTTGGTCTGATCATGTGTTCGTCGTATACAGCTAATCTAGCTGCTTTCCTCACCAATGCTGCAATGGACGACTCGATCAAAAGTGCTGAAGACCTTGCTATGcaatctaaaattaaatatggaaCCTTGATTGGTGGATCTACGTATTCATTTTTTAAG cgTTCTAATGTCTCGATATACCAAAGAATGTACGGAGCAATGGAGTCGGCTCGCCCATCTGTTTACGTCAAAAATAACGACGAAGGTTTGGAGCGAGTGTTGAAAGGCAAAAGGGATTATGCATACTTTATGGAATCAACGGCTATAGAATATCAGTTGGAGAGACATTGTGAATTGATGCAAGTTGGAGGATTACTCGACTCTAAAGGATATGGTATAGCCATGCCATTTG ATTCTTCGTACCGAACAGCTGTGGACAACGCATTACTGAAATTAGCCGAAAGTGGCAAACTGGTGGAGATTAAAAACCGGTGGTGGAAAGCGCCCCCGGAAAAAGCGTGTGTC ACTGAAGAAGCGAGTGAAGAAGGAGCGGCTGGAGAATTAGGCGTGGAGAATGTCGGCGGTGTGTTCGTAGTACTGGGTACTGGATGCGGTATGGCCGCCGCAATGGGTATATTTGAATTCCTTTGGAACGTCAGAGAAGTCGCCGTCGAACAGAAG ATGACTCAATCAGAAGCATTCTGGGCGGAGCTGACATTCGCACTAAGTTTCTGGGAGACTGAAAAGCCAGTGAAGCATTCGCGTCCGTCGTCCAGTGCGTCAGAATCCCAAGGTGCTTCCCGAGCCTCCTCCGTACTCCGGTCTGCGGCTGATCTGTTCCATCTTGACGTtttcaaatga
- the LOC110381266 gene encoding glutamate receptor ionotropic, kainate 2 gives MITLKAFIIAISMVCSFIHNSHALRLTAFPIGGLFNRETLPSSLQVFSNMIEANRMTTYHGRSLVSKVVDSYSTSLELCPFTSEDRGIVALIDARPTYGICDITCLLCNRLNITHLSLGWEPTDTQSEDFFSFAYYPPPEMISKAYATLIKDLGFDKFTILYEDDGSFIRLQQVINTWPTTMEPILFRKLDPYGDNRETFKYIFKVARMSYHVLDCNITNIHKYMNEIVQVENATEFQSFILTNLDAYSLDFKAIDDLMANVSTLHLTTPSEATWKDKGMLGARAFGLETALAADALSHLEKAIRSLQLTTDNLPDPPPLCQKSTRSEYEESAWPLGYDLREALIKTTTKGFSGHIEFDSEGRRTNFMLHYSKLDKESQFVYAGDWDYKTNVITKKDHVDDRSLALKPGSKIRVVTKTGSPYFSVVDTPEGKVYRGYCVDLIDAIFKYIKETRKEHFEYEFYIAPGNEYGNQIEGTNKWTGIIGELMDHKAHLGICDLTITSERNSVLDFSIPFMTLGISLLFREEDPEAPDRFSFIKPLSLDVWLYLATTYVIVSFVLLVCARMSQDDWVNPHPCNQNPENLENIWSLYNCMWLTMGSIMTQGCDILPRAAGSRWIAGVWWFFALIVTASYTANMSTFLSNSRRSNVINDVKELSEQNKISYGAVYNGSTYRFFQTSNDTVYSKIWSVMNAAKPTVFTTSNLEGKDRVTRSNGKYAFFMESTSIEYYIKRNCTLKMLGSKLDSKEYGIAMPKNYGFKGKIDHAILSLQELGELEKLKKKWWEDEDNQEHCEKIVKEEDDNGSLQMKNTSGIFLVLGTGGILGLIVAIIDFMFHARQISVKEKVTFKEALSSEWHASLNPRELHKPTAPPRSAPPSTASPSPQRERSQSRAVSVLRAASSFINFDEIY, from the exons ATGATTACTTTGAAAGCTTTTATTATTGCCATCTCAATGGTATGCTCGTTCATACACAATTCCCATGCGCTCCGATTGACCGCTTTCCCCATAG GGGGCCTGTTTAACCGAGAGACGTTGCCGAGTTCTCTACAGGTGTTTAGCAACATGATCGAGGCAAACAGAATGACGACGTATCATGGACGATCCTTAGTCTCGAAGGTAGTTGACAGCTATTCCACTTCTCTAGAAC TGTGTCCATTTACTTCAGAGGACAGGGGAATTGTGGCTTTAATAGATGCTCGTCCAACTTACGGCATCTGCGACATTACTTGTTTGCTGTGTAACAGATTAAAT ATAACCCATTTGTCTTTGGGATGGGAGCCTACAGACACTCAATCGGAAGATTTTTTCTCATTCGCGTATTATCCACCACCAGAAATGATATCAAAAGCTTACGCAACACTCATCAAAGACTTAGGTTTTGATAAGTTCACAATCCTGTACGAAGATGACGGCA GTTTTATACGTTTGCAGCAAGTAATAAATACATGGCCGACTACAATGGAACCAATTTTATTCAGGAAGTTGGATCCCTACGGTGACAATCGTGAAACtttcaaatacatattcaaAGTGGCAAGAATGAGCTACCATGTACTAGACTGTAATATAACGAACATTCATAAATATATGAATGAAATAGTTCAAGTTGAAAATGCCACGGAATTTCAG AGTTTTATACTAACAAACCTAGACGCATACAGCCTTGATTTTAAAGCCATTGATGACCTCATGGCGAACGTTTCCACACTACACCTGACGACACCGAGCGAGGCTACATGGAAAGACAAAGGAATGCTGGGAGCTAGGGCATTCGGG CTCGAAACAGCTTTAGCAGCCGATGCTTTGAGTCACTTAGAAAAGGCAATAAGAAGCCTTCAATTGACCACTGACAATCTCCCAGACCCACCGCCTCTTTGCCAAAAATCTACTCGATCAGAATATGAAGAAAGTGCATGGCCGTTGGGATATGATCTTCGCGAAGCTCTTATCAAG ACAACAACCAAAGGTTTTTCAGGACACATTGAGTTTGATTCAGAGGGCAGAAGGACCAATTTTATGTTGCACTATTCTAAATTGGATAAGGAGAGCCAGTTTGTATATGCAGGGGATTGGGATTATAAGACAAATGTTATCACTAAGAAAGATCACGTCGATGATAGATCACTGGCTTTGAAACCGGGCTCAAAAATACGg gtGGTGACCAAAACGGGGAGTCCATATTTTTCTGTAGTTGACACACCCGAAGGAAAAGTATATCGGGGCTACTGTGTGGACCTCATAGATGcgatatttaaatacattaaagaaACCAGGAAAGAAcattttgaatatgagttctaTATAGCTCCAGGAAATGAATACGGTAACCAGATAGAAGGTACTAATAAGTGGACGGGAATAATTGGAGAATTGATGGATCAT aaagcaCATTTAGGCATATGTGATTTAACGATTACCTCCGAAAGGAATTCTGTACTGGACTTTTCCATTCCATTCATGACTTTGGGTATCAGTTTGTTGTTCAGAGAAGAGGATCCTGAAGCTCCAGATAGATTCTCATTTATCAAACCTTTGTCGTTAGACGTTTGGCTGTATCTTGCGACTACGTATGTGATTGTGTCATTTGTGTTGCTGGTTTGTGCAAG aATGAGCCAAGATGACTGGGTGAATCCACATCCATGTAACCAAAATCCTGAAAATCTGGAAAATATATGGAGTCTGTATAATTGCATGTGGCTTACAATGGGTTCTATTATGACTCAGGGATGTGATATTTTACCtag GGCAGCAGGTTCTCGATGGATAGCAGGCGTGTGGTGGTTCTTCGCTCTGATCGTAACCGCATCGTATACTGCCAACATGTCCACTTTCCTTAGTAACAGTCGCCGAAGCAACGTCATCAATGATGTCAAGGAATTGTCGGAGCAGAACAAGATTTCTTACGGAGCGGTATACAACGGTTCTACTTACAGGTTTTTCCAG acTTCAAATGATACAGTGTACTCAAAAATTTGGTCGGTAATGAATGCCGCAAAGCCTACCGTATTCACGACCAGTAACCTTGAGGGTAAAGATCGTGTCACCAGAAGTAATGGGAAGTACGCGTTCTTCATGGAATCAACCTCTATTGAATATTACATCAAGCGAAATTGCACGTTGAAAATGTTGGGCTCTAAATTGGATTCTAAGGAATACGGAATCGCTATGCCAAAGA aTTATGGATTCAAAGGAAAGATTGATCACGCAATTCTGTCATTACAAGAATTAGGCGAGCTTGAGAAACTTAAAAAGAAATGGTGGGAAGATGAAGATAATCAAGAACATTGCGAG aaaataGTCAAAGAAGAGGATGACAATGGTTCTCTTCAGATGAAGAATACGAGTGGTATCTTTTTAGTACTTGGAACAGGGGGGATCCTAGGTCTTATTGTGGCTATCATAGACTTTATGTTCCATGCTCGACAGATCAGTGTCAAAGAAAAG GTGACGTTCAAAGAGGCGCTGTCCAGCGAATGGCACGCATCCCTCAATCCCCGTGAGCTGCACAAGCCGACCGCCCCCCCGCGCTCCGCGCCCCCCTCCACCGCCAGCCCCTCCCCGCAGCGCGAGCGCTCACAGTCACGAGCCGTATCTGTGCTCAGAGCAGCCtcttcttttattaattttgatgagATTTATTGA
- the LOC110381276 gene encoding glutamate receptor ionotropic, kainate 2, translating into MCWYLLVLLLCVQKCTPQFVYTEMTEISYQIVGIFEKDATIQMAAFNDSLNHVHVQEVTIRPATLQPRRTDSYSVWRELCSNNAIQAVAVFGPQNPITDGAIRDQCAIANIPHIQATWQSMDPDLELNEETTAQEEGEDEESEIPFKKISINFYPDSEEIALAYGKLLQYYKWGGFAALYEDNFGLLRVQKILAEVSLQSQIFMYKLDPKGDNRRIFKALRKFQVSRFLLDCHSDRILRYLGEADNAKLVSEYQHFVLVSMDTSTVAESLIKMPSNITWLSITQYDKLKDGGHYLATRVGNWRSNEESPSVVQFKLDSLIMDDVASHLVKALDVKDIAQPPVFSCTGDEEPWAHGAAYQQKILKTQSYGVTGNVEFDQRGRRINYVLYINEIHIRDRQTIGRWESATGMINETKRLDSSAANQQSSKEFVVISRRAKPYFSFKEKCEKTECKDDDRFEGFSVDLVDNIFRILREEKYNYTYRFIHDYDMEYGKVDPTTHTWTGLVGYLLDKKADLAVCDLTITEERKKVVDFSVPFMSLGISILYTQDRKVQPGMFSFLNPYTFEVWMHTATAYCVVSIVLFICARISPADWENPEPCEKDPEELENIWTFKNCAWLTMGSIMTQGCDILPKAIGTRWVCGMWWFFAVIVCQTYIAQLSASMTSALENEPINSVDDLAKQTKIRYGAIVGGSTLEFFKASKDKTYRHMYETMNANPAVLVTSNDEGEERVLKSKNTYAFFMESSTIEYKLKRNCKLKKVGGELDSKDYGIAMPANSPFRTDINRAILRLKELTTLDKIKNKWWHEKYGAQKCEPTVDENDIEGDLEMENLMGAFVVLVVGLVFCLFITAIEFMNEVRNIVVREQVTHKEVFIKELKASLNFFQLQKPVLRNPSRAPSIASSGSDERRENQAKAIENFMNLEKAV; encoded by the exons ATGTGTTGGTATTTACTGGTGTTATTACTTTGTGTTCAAAAATGTACTCCGCAATTTGTATACACGGAAATGACCGAAATTTCGTATCAAATAG TGGGTATATTTGAGAAGGACGCCACGATTCAGATGGCGGCTTTCAACGACAGTTTAAACCATGTCCATGTCCAAGAGGTGACGATCAGACCGGCCACCCTGCAGCCAAGGAGAACTGACAGCTATTCCGTCTGGAGAGAAT TATGTTCAAACAATGCGATACAAGCGGTGGCAGTATTtggtccacaaaatccaataacAGACGGTGCTATTCGAGACCAGTGCGCTATTGCGAACATACCGCACATTCAAGCCACGTGGCAGTCGATGGATCCCGACTTGGAGCTAAATGAGGAAACAACTGCACAAGAGGAGGGCGAAGACGAGGAATCAGAGATACCATTCAAAAAGATTTCCATAAACTTTTATCCTGATTCCGAGGAAATCGCATTAGCTTATGGAAAGCTTCTGCAGTATTACAAATGGGGAGGTTTTGCTGCTCTTTATGAAGATAACTTtg GGTTGCTGAGAGTACAAAAAATTCTCGCTGAAGTATCGTTGCAGTCACAAATCTTTATGTATAAACTGGATCCGAAGGGCGATAATCGAAGA ATTTTCAAGGCGTTAAGAAAATTTCAAGTAAGCCGCTTCCTACTCGATTGTCATTCAGATCGTATTTTGCGTTACCTGGGTGAAGCTGACAATGCGAAGTTAGTCAGCGAATATCAG CACTTTGTCCTAGTTTCCATGGACACGTCGACGGTAGCTGAGAGTCTGATAAAAATGCCATCGAACATAACGTGGTTGAGCATCACTCAATATGACAAGCTGAAGGATGGGGGACATTACCTGGCGACCAGAGTGGGCAACTGGCGGTCTAATGAGGAGTCGCCGTCCGTGGTGCAGTTCAAA CTCGATTCATTAATAATGGACGATGTTGCGAGTCACCTAGTAAAGGCGCTGGATGTGAAAGACATAGCTCAGCCCCCTGTCTTCAGCTGTACCGGCGATGAGGAACCGTGGGCTCATGGTGCTGCGTATCAGCAGAAAATATTGAAG ACTCAATCCTACGGCGTCACGGGTAATGTAGAATTTGACCAAAGAGGTCGGAGAATAAACTACGTTCTGTATATAAATGAAATACACATTAGAGACAGACAGACCATAGGTAGGTGGGAGTCGGCCACAGGCATGATCAATGAAACCAAACGTCTGGACAGTAGTGCTGCGAACCAACAGTCTAGTAAGGAATTTGTT GTAATATCCCGTCGAGCAAAACCTTATTTCTCATTCAaagaaaaatgtgaaaaaacaGAATGTAAAGATGACGACAGATTCGAGGGTTTCTCCGTCGACCTAGTCGATAACATATTCCGAATATTGAGGGAAGAAAAGTATAACTATACTTACAGATTTATTCATGATTACGACATGGAATATGGTAAAGTAGATCCAACTACACACACATGGACTGGGCTTGTAGGATACCTATTGGATAAA AAAGCTGATTTGGCAGTATGTGACTTAACCATAACAGAAGAAAGGAAAAAAGTAGTTGACTTTTCAGTACCTTTCATGTCTCTTGGAATTAGTATCCTATACACACAGGATCGTAAAGTCCAGCCAGGAATGTTTTCTTTCCTAAATCCATACACTTTTGAGGTCTGGATGCACACGGCCACCGCTTATTGTGTTGTTTCTATCGTCCTTTTCATTTGTGCCAG aatatcgCCAGCTGATTGGGAAAACCCAGAACCCTGTGAAAAGGACCCAGAGGAGCTAGAAAATATATGGACGTTTAAGAATTGCGCCTGGCTTACTATGGGCTCCATCATGACGCAAGGATGCGACATCTTGCCCAA AGCAATCGGCACCCGCTGGGTCTGTGGTATGTGGTGGTTCTTCGCAGTGATCGTATGTCAGACATACATCGCCCAGCTGTCGGCTTCTATGACGTCAGCGTTAGAAAACGAACCGATCAACAGCGTCGATGATTTGGCAAAACAAACTAAGATTCGTTACGGAGCCATTGTTGGAGGATCTACACTTGAATTTTTTAAG GCTTCTAAGGACAAAACATACCGACACATGTACGAGACTATGAATGCCAATCCAGCTGTCTTAGTAACCAGTAATGACGAAGGAGAAGAAAGAGTTCTGAAGAGTAAAAACACGTACGCCTTCTTTATGGAGTCCAGTACCATAGAGTACAAATTAAAAAGGAACTGCAAATTGAAGAAAGTTGGTGGCGAATTGGATAGCAAAGATTATGGAATAGCAATGCCTGCTA ATTCACCATTCAGAACTGATATAAACAGAGCCATTTTAAGACTAAAAGAATTGACTACGttagacaaaattaaaaataaatggtggCACGAAAAATACGGAGCGCAGAAATGTGAA CCAACGGTTGACGAAAACGACATTGAAGGTGATTTAGAAATGGAGAATCTGATGGGAGCATTCGTGGTTCTAGTGGTGGGGCTAGTCTTCTGCCTCTTTATAACAGCCATCGAGTTCATGAACGAGGTCCGCAACATTGTCGTGCGGGAACAG GTCACTCACAAGGAAGTCTTTATAAAGGAATTGAAGGCATCCCTGAACTTCTTCCAACTGCAGAAGCCAGTTCTTCGCAATCCCAGTAGGGCTCCGTCAATCGCGTCTTCAGGCAGTGACGAGCGACGAGAAAATCAAGCTAAAGCCATCGAAAACTTTATGAATTTAGAGAAAGCTGTTTGA